A genomic window from Aurantimicrobium photophilum includes:
- a CDS encoding ADP-dependent NAD(P)H-hydrate dehydratase, protein MTEQIREWGAADAARHIRVPGPQDNKYSHGVLGVVTGSEKYPGAAVLGVEAAHRTGIGMVRFLGEKAPAGLALARRPETVTVSGAVDAWIVGSGMESTPGLNPELPALAHAALGLQPVVVDAGGLGFLGHVSAPAIITPHEGELERLVPRNGSTREEWVASAADQLGVVVVLKGHETLVATPEEATGGRFLVKVTSPTAWLATAGTGDVLAGIIAAVVATHSVKRVPSLHELAELAATGVFLHGKAAELAGEDGPFPALDVAESVGRAVAWVLSEGKH, encoded by the coding sequence GTGACGGAACAGATACGAGAATGGGGAGCTGCTGACGCAGCACGCCACATTCGTGTCCCTGGTCCACAAGACAACAAATACAGCCACGGGGTTTTGGGAGTCGTTACAGGCTCCGAGAAATATCCAGGAGCTGCTGTACTCGGCGTCGAAGCAGCACACCGTACAGGCATCGGCATGGTCAGATTCTTAGGAGAAAAGGCCCCTGCAGGCCTCGCCTTGGCACGTCGGCCTGAAACGGTCACCGTTTCTGGGGCCGTCGATGCATGGATCGTGGGTTCTGGAATGGAATCAACGCCAGGTCTCAATCCTGAACTTCCAGCGCTCGCTCACGCAGCATTAGGACTTCAACCAGTCGTCGTTGATGCTGGCGGATTAGGTTTCCTCGGCCATGTCTCTGCGCCAGCCATCATTACTCCGCATGAGGGTGAGCTGGAACGACTCGTTCCGCGAAATGGTTCAACGAGAGAAGAATGGGTTGCTTCAGCAGCTGACCAATTAGGTGTTGTCGTTGTACTCAAAGGGCATGAAACACTTGTCGCAACTCCTGAAGAAGCTACTGGTGGCAGGTTCCTGGTGAAAGTCACTTCTCCCACAGCATGGCTTGCGACCGCGGGAACGGGAGATGTTCTTGCAGGAATTATTGCGGCAGTTGTTGCCACTCATTCGGTGAAGAGAGTTCCATCACTTCATGAATTAGCTGAGTTGGCTGCAACTGGAGTCTTTCTGCATGGTAAAGCTGCAGAACTAGCTGGTGAAGATGGGCCATTTCCTGCACTTGATGTTGCAGAGTCTGTTGGTCGTGCAGTCGCGTGGGTTCTTTCTGAAGGCAAGCACTAA
- a CDS encoding glycosyltransferase 87 family protein, with protein MFRKTYWLNPVLMWSAFAVLSLWLGWQGYVAEAVPYGDVSFVYEFWAGQAAGGAGIVGLDSQWVYPAAALIPILLPLLAGPGLYPIGWIVLVTALNAGAFAYLLYSARGTKRNDLQRTAAWWWLAFLLLLGPISVARLDSIVTPLAIVGLLTAVQRPAIAGALLALATWIKVWPAALIAAVLVAVNKRKTVLLSVVITSVMIVAIAIIIGGAANIFSFLGEQTDRGLQIEAPLATPFLWLASFHEQGYAVYYDSVILTFQVMGDGTGTVAELSSVLLGVGFLGTLGWGIWLHRKGSSPSHVLPAVALTLTMVLIVFNKVGSPQYIGWLAAPIIAGLILEQKRFVAPAVIALVLGALTQGFYPYLYNGVLNVQPLELSILTLRNIGELVLLAVSASVLYEAKRREI; from the coding sequence ATGTTTAGGAAAACCTACTGGCTCAACCCTGTGCTGATGTGGTCTGCATTTGCAGTGCTCAGCTTGTGGCTGGGATGGCAGGGATATGTTGCTGAGGCCGTTCCCTATGGTGATGTGAGCTTTGTCTATGAGTTCTGGGCAGGCCAGGCAGCAGGTGGGGCTGGAATAGTTGGGCTGGATTCACAATGGGTATACCCAGCTGCCGCTTTGATCCCGATTCTCTTGCCGCTACTTGCCGGGCCGGGACTCTATCCCATTGGCTGGATTGTTTTGGTCACCGCCCTCAATGCGGGGGCGTTCGCATATTTGTTGTACTCGGCCCGTGGAACGAAGCGAAACGATCTTCAGCGCACCGCTGCATGGTGGTGGCTTGCATTCCTGCTTTTACTTGGACCGATCTCCGTGGCAAGGCTCGACAGCATCGTCACACCGTTAGCAATTGTTGGATTGCTCACTGCCGTGCAGCGCCCGGCAATAGCAGGGGCTCTCCTTGCACTCGCAACATGGATCAAGGTGTGGCCTGCTGCATTGATTGCAGCAGTGCTGGTTGCAGTCAACAAGCGCAAAACTGTGTTGCTTTCGGTTGTGATTACTTCCGTGATGATTGTTGCAATCGCGATCATCATAGGCGGCGCAGCAAATATCTTCAGCTTCCTGGGGGAGCAGACAGATCGCGGGCTCCAAATTGAAGCTCCGCTTGCCACTCCTTTCCTCTGGTTGGCTTCGTTCCATGAACAGGGATATGCCGTTTACTACGACAGTGTCATTCTTACCTTCCAGGTCATGGGAGATGGCACAGGAACAGTTGCCGAACTCTCCTCAGTCCTCCTCGGCGTTGGTTTCCTCGGAACTTTGGGCTGGGGTATCTGGCTTCACCGCAAGGGTTCAAGCCCCAGCCATGTTCTACCTGCTGTGGCATTGACCTTGACCATGGTGTTGATTGTGTTCAACAAGGTGGGTTCCCCGCAATACATTGGCTGGCTTGCAGCACCGATTATTGCTGGGTTAATCCTTGAGCAAAAAAGGTTCGTTGCGCCGGCAGTGATTGCCCTTGTGCTTGGTGCACTCACGCAGGGCTTCTACCCGTATCTCTACAACGGTGTGCTCAATGTTCAGCCACTTGAACTCAGCATTCTCACCTTGCGCAATATAGGTGAGCTCGTCTTGCTGGCCGTCTCTGCTTCGGTGCTCTATGAAGCCAAGAGGCGAGAGATCTGA
- the metX gene encoding homoserine O-acetyltransferase MetX, translating to MDWQDSADNLPSGFITDEQVRSVAGKPPVTGAWRDGDAPGNRQFANLGPFDFECGGSLPHVRIAYETWGTLNEAKDNAVLVLHALTGDSHVVGPAGGGHTTAGWWNEVVGSGLAIDTDKWFVVAPNVLGGCQGSSGPASLAPDGYEWGSRFPYTTIRDQARAQAQFSDVIGIDKWAAVIGGSMGGMHALEWGAMFPERVERLAVLAAPPATSADEIALNTVQIEAIMLDPAFRAGHYYEARDGEGPFRGLALARRISFQNFRTPSELNERFDRSSQSDISPLGKGGRFAVASYLDFHGNKFTRRFDANSYVTLVEAMNSHDLGRNRESIESVLESITIPTLIIGIDSDRFFPLAGQKRLAAHIPGNINGDEPALLESDFGHDAFLIESEFVGAQISRLLAS from the coding sequence ATGGATTGGCAAGATTCGGCCGACAACCTGCCCTCAGGCTTTATTACTGATGAGCAGGTTCGTTCTGTTGCCGGAAAGCCCCCCGTTACAGGCGCATGGCGTGATGGTGATGCCCCCGGCAACCGTCAGTTTGCCAACTTAGGCCCCTTTGACTTTGAATGTGGTGGATCACTCCCCCACGTGCGCATTGCCTATGAAACCTGGGGCACGCTCAACGAAGCCAAAGACAATGCCGTGCTTGTTCTACACGCCCTCACTGGCGACAGCCATGTTGTGGGGCCAGCTGGTGGCGGTCACACCACAGCTGGCTGGTGGAACGAAGTAGTTGGCTCAGGTCTCGCTATCGACACTGACAAGTGGTTTGTCGTTGCACCAAACGTTCTAGGTGGCTGCCAAGGTTCTTCTGGACCTGCTTCTCTTGCTCCAGATGGATACGAGTGGGGTTCACGCTTCCCCTACACAACCATTCGTGACCAAGCACGTGCTCAGGCTCAGTTCTCTGACGTTATTGGTATTGATAAGTGGGCGGCTGTCATAGGTGGCTCCATGGGTGGCATGCATGCACTCGAATGGGGAGCCATGTTCCCTGAGCGAGTGGAACGCTTGGCTGTTCTCGCGGCCCCACCTGCAACGAGTGCGGATGAAATCGCTCTGAACACAGTTCAGATCGAAGCAATCATGCTCGACCCTGCATTCCGCGCTGGTCACTATTACGAAGCTCGTGATGGCGAAGGCCCCTTCCGCGGCCTTGCACTTGCGCGCCGAATTTCATTCCAGAATTTCCGCACGCCCTCAGAACTCAACGAACGCTTTGACCGCTCTTCACAGAGTGACATTAGCCCTCTGGGCAAGGGCGGCCGCTTCGCAGTTGCCAGCTATCTCGACTTCCACGGCAATAAGTTCACTCGTCGCTTTGACGCCAACAGCTATGTGACGCTCGTAGAAGCCATGAACTCTCACGACTTGGGACGCAACAGAGAAAGCATCGAATCGGTGCTAGAGTCCATCACGATTCCCACACTGATTATCGGCATTGATAGTGACCGCTTCTTCCCACTTGCAGGTCAGAAGCGTCTGGCTGCTCACATTCCAGGAAACATCAATGGTGACGAGCCTGCTCTCCTAGAGTCAGACTTTGGTCACGACGCATTCTTGATTGAATCAGAGTTTGTCGGAGCTCAGATCTCTCGCCTCTTGGCTTCATAG
- a CDS encoding crotonase/enoyl-CoA hydratase family protein, with protein MTRHNAILLVSTVGHIRHLQLNRAEKMNAANRQMLSELSLEYAEADRDDNVRVVVVSAAGDHFTAGLDLGDVLGTASQSGLDLTPQGGIDPWGITTAPISKPVIVAVQGTCLTLGVELILASELAVADETTVFGQLEVTRGIMPFGGATTRFAQRVGWAHASRYLLTGETFSAAEALRIGLINEVVPAGTQVERAMELAGLIAEQAPLAVQATLRNARVARAVVEKEALSQLPKELSALLSSQDFHAGVAAFTTRSKPEFTGK; from the coding sequence ATGACAAGGCATAACGCTATTCTGCTGGTATCAACAGTAGGTCACATTCGCCACCTGCAACTCAATCGCGCGGAGAAGATGAATGCTGCCAATAGGCAGATGCTCTCTGAACTCTCCCTTGAATATGCTGAGGCAGACCGCGACGATAACGTCCGCGTTGTCGTCGTATCTGCCGCAGGCGACCACTTCACTGCCGGTCTAGACCTCGGCGATGTTTTGGGAACAGCCTCCCAATCTGGACTTGATCTCACTCCTCAAGGCGGTATAGACCCCTGGGGAATTACAACAGCTCCTATTTCCAAGCCTGTCATTGTGGCAGTTCAGGGAACATGCCTGACTTTGGGCGTGGAATTGATCCTTGCCTCTGAACTGGCTGTGGCAGATGAAACCACTGTATTCGGACAACTCGAGGTCACTCGCGGAATTATGCCGTTTGGCGGGGCAACAACGCGCTTTGCTCAGCGCGTGGGCTGGGCACATGCTTCTCGTTATCTCCTCACCGGAGAAACCTTCTCCGCTGCAGAAGCACTTCGTATTGGACTTATCAATGAAGTTGTTCCAGCTGGTACCCAAGTGGAACGAGCAATGGAGCTTGCCGGGCTTATTGCAGAACAAGCTCCACTGGCAGTTCAGGCCACGTTACGCAATGCCCGTGTAGCTCGAGCAGTCGTTGAGAAAGAAGCACTCAGCCAGCTTCCGAAGGAACTGTCCGCGCTTCTTTCCAGCCAAGACTTCCACGCAGGCGTTGCTGCATTTACTACTAGGTCAAAGCCAGAGTTCACAGGCAAGTAG
- a CDS encoding type II toxin-antitoxin system PemK/MazF family toxin produces the protein MKPGDIYLVWFPFSNEELSSFKKRPIVVLSEHKSFNPHDESALVAMVTGSESRVNNPASGDVLVEDWQNCGLVKTSVIRTSRLWTLETRDIDKKLGNLKPTQLSEIQSKILTTFPELKKCC, from the coding sequence ATGAAACCTGGTGATATCTACTTAGTTTGGTTCCCCTTTAGCAATGAAGAACTCAGTTCTTTCAAAAAAAGGCCAATCGTCGTATTGTCTGAACACAAAAGTTTCAACCCTCATGATGAATCAGCACTTGTAGCGATGGTCACTGGGAGTGAATCAAGAGTAAATAATCCGGCATCCGGCGATGTATTAGTAGAAGACTGGCAGAATTGCGGTCTCGTCAAAACAAGTGTCATTAGAACATCTCGTCTTTGGACATTAGAAACCCGAGATATTGACAAAAAACTCGGTAATTTAAAGCCCACACAATTAAGTGAAATTCAATCTAAAATTCTGACTACTTTTCCAGAACTCAAGAAATGTTGTTAG
- a CDS encoding DUF3467 domain-containing protein, which produces MSAANNELPFELQIRLDNQQETGVFADFASIWHTPSSFVLDFISVVQPAMLRKTEDGSEAPPLMNGTVCSRVRIPPEQIFQIIKALEIQSQQWLSESGRSEPPPPWNPDFSRETN; this is translated from the coding sequence ATGTCTGCTGCAAATAATGAACTGCCATTCGAGCTGCAAATTCGTCTTGATAATCAACAAGAAACTGGAGTTTTTGCAGATTTTGCAAGTATCTGGCATACACCTTCTTCCTTTGTCTTAGATTTCATCTCTGTAGTACAACCAGCAATGTTGCGAAAAACTGAGGATGGCAGTGAAGCGCCGCCGCTAATGAACGGAACCGTCTGTTCCAGAGTTCGTATTCCACCTGAACAAATTTTTCAAATTATTAAGGCACTTGAAATTCAAAGCCAACAATGGCTCTCAGAATCTGGAAGATCGGAACCACCTCCCCCCTGGAACCCAGATTTTTCACGAGAAACCAATTAA
- a CDS encoding bifunctional o-acetylhomoserine/o-acetylserine sulfhydrylase, with protein MSNDQANWKFETKQIHSGAQPDPVTNARATPIYQTTSYVFNNAEHAKNLFALAEFGNIYTRIQNPTQDVVEQRVAALEGGTAALLVSSGQAAETFAVLNIAEAGDHIVSSSSIYGGTYNLFKYTLAKLGIEVTFVENQDDADEWRAAVRHNTKLFFGETIGNPRINILDIGLVSKVAHEAGVPLIVDNTIATPYLIRPLEHGADIVVHSATKFLGGHGTVIGGVIVDGGKFEWSKNVEKFPGLTEPDPSYHGASYTTVLGDAIAYIIKARVQLLRDLGSSIAPASAWQIIQGIETLSLRIERHVENATAVAEWLEAHPQVASVNYAALPSSPWYTAANRYAPKGVGAVLSFELKGGVEAGKAFVDNLDLFSHLANIGDVRSLVIHPASTTHSQLTPEQQLTSGVTPGLVRLSVGLENIEDIKADLAKGLAAAAAI; from the coding sequence ATGAGCAACGACCAAGCAAACTGGAAGTTTGAAACCAAGCAGATCCACTCAGGCGCGCAGCCAGACCCCGTCACTAACGCTCGTGCGACTCCGATCTACCAAACCACCTCCTACGTCTTCAACAACGCAGAGCACGCCAAGAACCTCTTCGCTCTTGCCGAGTTTGGAAACATCTACACCCGTATCCAGAACCCCACTCAAGACGTCGTTGAGCAGCGTGTTGCAGCACTTGAGGGTGGAACTGCAGCACTCCTGGTTTCTTCCGGTCAAGCAGCTGAAACTTTTGCTGTTCTGAACATTGCTGAAGCTGGTGACCACATTGTGTCTTCCAGCTCGATCTACGGTGGTACCTACAACCTGTTCAAGTACACCCTGGCGAAGCTTGGTATCGAAGTGACATTCGTCGAGAACCAAGATGACGCAGATGAATGGCGTGCAGCTGTTCGCCACAACACCAAGCTCTTCTTCGGTGAGACCATTGGTAACCCACGTATCAACATCTTGGACATCGGTCTGGTTTCTAAGGTTGCCCACGAAGCTGGTGTGCCTCTCATCGTGGACAACACCATTGCTACGCCCTACCTGATTCGCCCTCTCGAGCACGGTGCTGACATCGTTGTTCACTCAGCTACCAAGTTCCTCGGTGGTCACGGAACCGTTATCGGTGGTGTCATCGTGGACGGTGGCAAGTTCGAATGGTCTAAGAATGTAGAGAAGTTCCCAGGTCTCACCGAACCAGACCCCTCGTACCATGGCGCGAGCTACACCACCGTTCTTGGTGACGCTATTGCCTACATCATCAAGGCACGTGTTCAGCTTCTTCGTGACCTCGGTTCTTCCATCGCTCCTGCGAGCGCATGGCAAATCATTCAGGGCATCGAAACCTTAAGCCTGCGTATCGAGCGCCACGTGGAAAATGCAACTGCTGTTGCAGAGTGGCTGGAAGCACACCCTCAGGTTGCTTCTGTCAACTACGCAGCACTTCCCTCCAGCCCCTGGTACACCGCAGCTAACCGCTACGCACCTAAGGGTGTTGGTGCAGTGCTGTCCTTCGAACTCAAGGGTGGCGTTGAAGCAGGTAAGGCATTCGTGGACAACCTTGACCTGTTTAGTCACTTGGCAAACATTGGTGACGTTCGTTCATTGGTTATCCACCCAGCGTCCACCACTCACTCGCAGCTCACTCCTGAACAGCAGCTGACCAGTGGTGTGACTCCTGGATTGGTTCGTCTTTCTGTTGGTCTCGAGAACATCGAAGACATCAAGGCAGACCTCGCGAAGGGTCTTGCTGCAGCTGCAGCAATCTAG
- a CDS encoding acyltransferase family protein: MSTQRVALWDNARFGAIALMVAGHTLTKMVGENDAAFTLYVFIYAFHVPVFVAVSGYFTKGTAPDDRRIRSVYTDILVPYIIFEVIWSVVLFFYTGNFRLDLTRASWTLWFLLALAIWRIVLPYLVALKYPLLISIIISIASGYFPIDQTFSAARVLGFLPFFVFGWQLREWNLGERWMALCSQSVIRWRVIATVFMVLVAVGIAVSVPFLREAQIRSFITYDSGYATFGYDQWSGGLGRLATMLVAAAMIMAFLILIPREQTWFTQFGQATMYVYLLHTFVLYPLRENGVLDGERPLWYILLAVIGSFGLTVLLSTKPVVKLFKPIVQPNLNWLFVTPRDLRN; encoded by the coding sequence ATGAGCACACAGCGGGTCGCGTTATGGGATAACGCCCGTTTTGGAGCCATCGCGCTCATGGTTGCCGGCCACACTTTGACCAAGATGGTCGGCGAAAACGACGCGGCTTTCACTCTCTATGTGTTTATCTACGCGTTCCACGTTCCCGTCTTTGTAGCTGTGTCTGGCTACTTCACCAAGGGAACTGCGCCGGATGACCGGCGTATTCGCTCTGTGTACACTGACATTCTGGTTCCGTACATCATCTTTGAAGTGATTTGGTCCGTAGTTCTCTTCTTCTACACCGGCAACTTCCGTCTTGACCTCACCAGAGCATCATGGACTCTCTGGTTCCTTCTAGCTCTCGCTATTTGGCGAATTGTGCTGCCCTATTTGGTCGCACTGAAATATCCACTTCTCATCAGCATTATTATTTCCATAGCATCTGGCTACTTCCCCATCGATCAAACTTTCTCAGCAGCACGAGTACTTGGGTTCCTACCCTTCTTCGTATTCGGCTGGCAGTTGCGTGAATGGAACCTCGGCGAGCGCTGGATGGCGCTGTGCTCACAATCCGTCATTCGATGGCGAGTGATTGCAACTGTTTTCATGGTACTTGTTGCCGTGGGCATAGCTGTCAGTGTTCCCTTCCTCCGTGAAGCTCAGATCCGCAGTTTCATTACATATGACTCTGGCTACGCCACCTTTGGATATGACCAGTGGTCGGGTGGCCTGGGCCGTCTCGCCACCATGCTGGTGGCGGCGGCCATGATTATGGCCTTCTTGATTCTGATTCCTCGTGAACAAACCTGGTTTACCCAGTTTGGCCAAGCAACAATGTATGTCTACTTACTGCACACGTTTGTGCTCTATCCCCTGCGTGAGAACGGTGTCCTCGACGGGGAGCGTCCGCTCTGGTACATCCTCCTAGCCGTTATTGGCTCATTTGGATTGACCGTTCTACTCTCCACAAAACCAGTGGTGAAACTGTTCAAACCGATTGTTCAACCCAACCTCAATTGGCTCTTTGTTACACCGCGTGACTTGCGCAATTGA
- a CDS encoding potassium channel family protein, whose amino-acid sequence MESTPKPVIMNAAGVLVEDTRSPKEIKWEKFTTLPFIFLSFIFLLGYSVLILNDEVFTQGIDKYILLTLGVIWIMFIIDYFVRLTLSTNKRIFFKRNVIDLISMAIPFTRPFLLLMYLSRLRWFRGRQGSSVRARLVAYAASFALMYIYVLSLAVYAAERNAAGATILNYGDSVWWAIETITTVGYGDMIPVTIAGRVYASLLMLGGVVIVGATTATVISYLSEKVQTVHKKSQEHAAHLNDTHKHDDNQPHS is encoded by the coding sequence ATGGAATCGACTCCAAAGCCAGTCATTATGAACGCTGCAGGCGTTCTCGTGGAAGATACAAGAAGCCCCAAAGAGATCAAGTGGGAGAAATTCACCACACTTCCCTTTATCTTCTTGTCTTTCATATTCCTACTGGGCTACTCGGTTCTGATCCTCAACGATGAGGTATTTACCCAGGGCATAGATAAGTACATCCTCCTGACACTAGGTGTCATCTGGATCATGTTCATCATTGATTACTTTGTTCGACTCACACTTTCCACGAATAAGCGCATCTTTTTCAAGCGCAACGTCATAGACCTCATCTCAATGGCAATTCCATTCACGCGCCCATTCTTGCTCTTGATGTATTTATCAAGACTGCGTTGGTTCCGTGGCCGCCAGGGCTCTTCTGTGCGAGCTCGGCTTGTGGCTTATGCAGCTTCGTTTGCCTTGATGTATATCTACGTACTTTCTTTGGCTGTTTATGCGGCAGAAAGAAATGCAGCCGGTGCCACCATCCTCAATTACGGTGACTCAGTGTGGTGGGCCATCGAAACCATCACCACCGTGGGTTATGGCGACATGATCCCGGTTACGATCGCAGGCCGTGTGTATGCGTCCTTGTTAATGTTGGGCGGTGTGGTGATTGTTGGTGCAACGACAGCTACAGTCATTTCTTACTTGAGCGAAAAAGTCCAGACAGTTCACAAGAAGTCTCAAGAGCACGCAGCTCACCTCAACGACACCCACAAACACGATGACAATCAACCTCACTCTTGA
- a CDS encoding uracil-DNA glycosylase, which translates to MTINLTLEDLANKGLIDSSWVNQLLPVQSVLDQIAQRLNQEIDAGEQILPSSSNILRAFTIPYDLVKVVIVGQDPYPTPGDAVGLSFSVSPDRHDLPRSLKNIFSELHADLGCDLPATGDLSPWAEQGVMLLNRVLTVRSGEAGSHRGIGWEQVTEQALRALNDRVNKPLAAVLWGNDAKSATEFLSNSVVIESAHPSPMSASRGFFGSRPFSKVNTALVEAGQTAINWPLPTQSALF; encoded by the coding sequence ATGACAATCAACCTCACTCTTGAGGATTTAGCTAACAAGGGCTTGATTGATTCGAGCTGGGTCAATCAACTTCTCCCAGTACAAAGTGTTTTGGATCAGATTGCTCAGAGGCTCAATCAGGAGATTGACGCAGGTGAGCAAATACTCCCCTCCTCATCGAACATTTTGAGGGCGTTCACAATTCCATATGACCTGGTCAAAGTTGTCATTGTGGGGCAGGATCCATATCCCACCCCAGGAGACGCGGTCGGATTGTCTTTTTCTGTTTCTCCCGACAGACATGATCTTCCTCGTAGCTTGAAGAACATCTTCTCTGAACTCCATGCAGACTTAGGTTGCGATTTACCTGCAACGGGGGACTTATCTCCTTGGGCGGAGCAAGGAGTCATGTTGCTCAACCGGGTACTCACCGTCCGTTCTGGCGAGGCCGGTTCCCACCGAGGAATCGGATGGGAACAGGTAACAGAACAGGCCTTGAGGGCACTCAATGACAGAGTGAACAAACCCCTGGCTGCTGTGCTCTGGGGCAATGACGCCAAGTCTGCCACTGAATTCCTAAGCAATTCAGTGGTGATTGAGTCTGCCCATCCGAGCCCGATGTCTGCTTCACGAGGATTCTTTGGCTCGCGTCCGTTCAGCAAGGTAAATACTGCTCTTGTTGAAGCTGGGCAAACAGCAATTAATTGGCCATTACCAACTCAATCTGCCTTGTTCTAG
- a CDS encoding GNAT family N-acetyltransferase, with protein MLPEEYLKPRQLPLHLQKRPEPEAPFSFTIREATAADLPDIREIYNYYVLNSVVTFDEDQMTLKEWKQKFAYLEKLKMPFIVAVSPGQQVLGYALVTPWKQKRAYRYTVENSIYLRAASTGKGLGKALMKELMERSEAAGLKEIIAVIADGGAESSLKLHEDFGFKEIGRMGRVGFKFDRWLGTVLLQKTLK; from the coding sequence GTGCTTCCCGAGGAATATCTCAAACCACGTCAGCTCCCGTTACACCTGCAGAAACGGCCAGAGCCAGAAGCCCCATTCTCTTTCACTATTCGTGAGGCAACAGCTGCTGACCTTCCGGATATCCGAGAAATCTATAACTACTACGTCCTCAACAGCGTGGTCACGTTTGACGAAGACCAAATGACGCTTAAGGAATGGAAGCAGAAGTTCGCCTATCTTGAGAAACTCAAGATGCCTTTCATCGTTGCTGTTTCTCCTGGCCAGCAGGTTCTTGGATATGCCTTAGTAACTCCATGGAAGCAAAAACGTGCTTATCGCTACACCGTGGAGAACTCCATCTACCTTCGTGCTGCGTCAACCGGCAAAGGCTTGGGTAAAGCACTCATGAAGGAACTCATGGAACGCTCAGAAGCTGCGGGATTGAAAGAGATCATTGCTGTCATCGCTGATGGGGGAGCTGAGTCCTCGCTCAAACTTCATGAAGACTTTGGTTTCAAAGAAATTGGCCGCATGGGTCGAGTGGGGTTCAAGTTCGACCGATGGCTGGGGACAGTGCTTCTCCAAAAGACGCTTAAATGA
- a CDS encoding WhiB family transcriptional regulator, with protein MDWRNDAACLTVDPELFFPVGNTGPAVDQIDKAKVVCSRCTVTEMCLQYALETGQDSGVWGGLSEDERRALKRRAARARRAS; from the coding sequence ATGGATTGGCGTAATGACGCAGCTTGTCTCACAGTAGACCCAGAGCTGTTCTTCCCAGTAGGTAACACCGGCCCCGCTGTCGACCAGATCGACAAGGCAAAGGTTGTCTGCTCTCGCTGCACCGTCACCGAGATGTGCCTTCAGTACGCTCTCGAGACCGGTCAGGACTCTGGCGTATGGGGTGGCCTCAGTGAAGACGAGCGTCGCGCTCTCAAGCGTCGCGCTGCACGTGCACGTCGCGCTAGCTAA
- a CDS encoding helix-turn-helix transcriptional regulator, translating to MSEDITNYEHKFALAIKHFRKSRGLSQEALAHKAGLDRKTINRIEQGHYTPTMTNFFSISAALEVEPQELLTAHVGG from the coding sequence ATGTCTGAAGACATCACCAACTACGAGCACAAGTTCGCACTTGCCATCAAGCACTTCAGAAAGAGTCGTGGACTCTCCCAAGAAGCGCTTGCTCACAAAGCTGGACTGGATAGAAAAACCATCAATCGCATTGAGCAGGGCCATTACACCCCGACAATGACTAACTTCTTCAGCATTTCTGCTGCTCTAGAAGTAGAACCTCAAGAACTTCTCACCGCTCATGTCGGTGGGTAA
- the bcp gene encoding thioredoxin-dependent thiol peroxidase → MSTRLEAGNTAPAFTLPDQNGNPVSLSDYAGKKVILYFYPAASTPGCTKQACDFRDSLTSLAASGYVVLGVSKDAPAKLKKFETNESLTFPLLSDPELAVHNAYATYGEKSMYGKTVMGVIRSTFVIDEAGQIELPLYNVKATGHVASLRNKLGL, encoded by the coding sequence ATGAGTACACGCCTTGAAGCTGGAAACACAGCACCCGCATTTACCCTTCCTGACCAGAACGGTAACCCCGTCAGTCTTTCTGACTACGCAGGCAAGAAAGTCATCCTGTACTTCTACCCAGCAGCCTCGACCCCTGGCTGCACTAAGCAGGCTTGTGACTTCCGCGACAGCCTGACTTCACTCGCAGCTTCCGGCTACGTTGTTCTCGGTGTTTCCAAAGATGCTCCAGCCAAGCTTAAGAAGTTTGAAACCAACGAAAGCCTCACCTTTCCGCTTCTGAGTGACCCAGAGCTTGCCGTCCACAACGCTTACGCTACTTATGGTGAGAAGTCGATGTACGGGAAGACTGTGATGGGTGTTATTCGTTCAACCTTCGTCATTGACGAGGCCGGACAGATTGAGCTTCCCCTCTACAACGTCAAGGCAACCGGTCACGTGGCTAGCCTTCGCAATAAATTAGGACTCTAA